Proteins from a single region of Candidatus Zixiibacteriota bacterium:
- a CDS encoding cytochrome c: protein MRSSCKQASSAVPLPPAGPARRLAAAAALLTVLGLLISACSREGGPTAPSSDWAKGRAVYVANCVACHNNDPSRDGPIGPAISGSSLELLEARVLRTEYPPGYKPKRNTRVMPTFPFLKSEVPYLAAYLQSPSGEQAQRQ, encoded by the coding sequence GTGCGCAGCTCTTGCAAGCAAGCATCCTCGGCGGTCCCGCTTCCCCCGGCGGGGCCAGCGCGACGGTTAGCCGCTGCGGCCGCTCTTCTCACGGTCCTCGGTCTGTTGATTTCCGCTTGCTCAAGAGAGGGCGGGCCGACCGCGCCGAGCAGCGATTGGGCAAAAGGCCGCGCGGTATACGTGGCGAATTGCGTGGCCTGCCACAACAACGACCCTTCCCGGGACGGCCCCATCGGGCCGGCGATCAGCGGCTCGTCCCTGGAGCTGCTGGAGGCGAGAGTCCTGCGCACCGAGTACCCGCCGGGCTACAAGCCCAAGCGAAATACGCGGGTCATGCCAACTTTCCCGTTTTTGAAATCCGAGGTTCCTTATCTCGCGGCCTACCTCCAATCCCCTTCAGGAGAGCAGGCCCAGCGCCAGTAG
- a CDS encoding urate hydroxylase PuuD, producing MQEVTLFFLRWIHFLAGVTWIGILYYFNFVQTPFFAETEASVRTGAIQKLVPRALWWFRWGAMFTFLAGLLIYVIRMGEMGASLFYNSSYGVTITVGGLIGTIMFLNVWLVIWPNQQIVIASANQVAQGGQALPAAAGAGRRAALTSRTNTVFSIPMLFFMGAASHYPSLVSPGASKGLFWIITLIILAAIEYNALVGTQGPTKKPLDTVSGTLWVGFLLTGILFLLALGLLS from the coding sequence ATGCAAGAAGTTACGTTGTTTTTCCTGCGGTGGATTCATTTTTTGGCCGGTGTGACCTGGATCGGGATTCTTTACTATTTCAATTTCGTTCAAACCCCGTTTTTCGCGGAGACCGAGGCATCCGTAAGAACCGGGGCGATTCAAAAGCTCGTTCCACGTGCTCTGTGGTGGTTTCGATGGGGTGCGATGTTCACCTTCCTCGCCGGCCTTCTGATCTACGTGATCCGGATGGGCGAAATGGGCGCCAGCCTGTTTTACAACTCGTCCTACGGAGTCACCATCACGGTCGGCGGGCTCATCGGCACGATCATGTTCCTCAACGTCTGGCTGGTAATCTGGCCCAACCAGCAGATCGTGATCGCTTCGGCGAACCAGGTCGCTCAGGGCGGACAAGCCCTTCCCGCAGCCGCCGGCGCCGGACGCCGGGCAGCTTTAACTTCCAGGACCAACACCGTCTTTTCGATTCCGATGCTCTTTTTCATGGGGGCCGCGAGCCACTATCCGTCCCTGGTTTCCCCCGGTGCGTCCAAGGGGCTTTTCTGGATCATCACGCTGATCATCCTGGCAGCGATCGAGTACAATGCGCTGGTAGGCACGCAGGGGCCGACCAAAAAACCGCTCGATACGGTTTCGGGGACTCTGTGGGTGGGTTTTCTCCTGACCGGGATTCTCTTTCTACTGGCGCTGGGCCTGCTCTCCTGA